The Paenibacillus uliginis N3/975 genome has a window encoding:
- a CDS encoding GNAT family N-acetyltransferase, whose translation MGFKVLERFETVQGTFELGLAESEHKEELLCILRSTAEQMVKEGLNQWTPSLFTSALLDEYLTEREVFLLRFDDKPAGMFTLQESDPSYWGKRNDTRFGYLHRLAVLPVYRGLNLGTTMIRFGEERVRKQGKIGLRLDCVSHLERLNQFYQRQGYQFVDKQNMGTRKVHLYEKYLSSEK comes from the coding sequence ATGGGATTTAAAGTTCTTGAACGTTTTGAGACGGTGCAGGGAACGTTTGAATTAGGTCTTGCTGAATCGGAGCATAAGGAAGAACTGCTGTGCATTCTTCGCTCAACGGCAGAGCAGATGGTGAAGGAAGGTCTGAATCAATGGACGCCATCACTATTTACGTCGGCGTTACTGGATGAATACCTGACGGAAAGAGAAGTGTTTCTTCTGCGATTTGACGACAAGCCTGCCGGTATGTTTACATTACAAGAGAGCGACCCTTCATACTGGGGAAAGAGGAATGACACCCGTTTCGGATACTTGCATCGTCTTGCGGTCCTCCCTGTGTATCGAGGTTTGAATCTCGGCACGACGATGATCCGATTTGGAGAAGAGCGTGTACGGAAGCAGGGAAAGATTGGACTTCGGCTTGACTGTGTTTCCCATCTGGAGAGATTGAATCAATTCTACCAACGTCAAGGGTATCAGTTTGTTGACAAGCAGAACATGGGTACACGTAAAGTCCATCTGTACGAAAAATATTTATCATCTGAGAAATAA
- a CDS encoding amino acid ABC transporter ATP-binding protein, protein MITVKDLHKSFGKLDILKGIDVEIAKGEVVVVIGPSGSGKSTFLRCLNLLEQPTSGEISFEGEKITKKNHNINATREKMGMVFQQFNLFPHKSVLNNITLAPVQVKGTSAQEAGKIAEELLKSVGLLDKKDAYPSQLSGGQKQRIAIARALAMQPHVMLFDEPTSALDPEMVGEVLEVMKKLAVGGMTMVIVTHEMGFAREVGDRILFMDGGKIVEEGTPEQIFTNPQHSRTQEFLSKVL, encoded by the coding sequence GTGATAACCGTTAAGGATCTTCATAAATCATTTGGCAAGTTGGATATTCTGAAAGGAATCGACGTGGAAATCGCCAAAGGCGAGGTTGTCGTTGTTATTGGACCGAGCGGCTCCGGCAAAAGTACATTTCTGCGTTGTCTGAATCTGCTGGAACAGCCGACCAGCGGCGAAATATCTTTCGAAGGTGAGAAGATCACCAAGAAGAACCATAATATCAATGCTACCCGTGAAAAAATGGGCATGGTATTCCAGCAGTTTAATTTATTTCCTCATAAGAGTGTTCTGAATAACATCACACTGGCTCCTGTACAGGTGAAGGGGACTTCGGCTCAGGAAGCGGGAAAGATTGCGGAGGAGCTTTTGAAATCGGTTGGACTACTGGATAAGAAGGATGCTTATCCTTCTCAACTGTCTGGGGGTCAAAAGCAGCGGATTGCGATAGCACGCGCTTTGGCAATGCAGCCTCATGTGATGCTTTTTGACGAACCCACTTCGGCTCTCGATCCGGAAATGGTTGGTGAGGTGCTGGAAGTTATGAAGAAGCTAGCTGTTGGAGGGATGACGATGGTTATCGTGACTCATGAAATGGGGTTTGCCCGCGAGGTTGGCGATCGTATCTTGTTCATGGATGGTGGGAAAATCGTCGAGGAAGGAACACCTGAGCAGATCTTTACCAACCCGCAGCATTCGCGGACGCAAGAGTTTTTAAGCAAGGTTTTGTAA
- the glgB gene encoding 1,4-alpha-glucan branching protein GlgB, which translates to MTGQQFWEGNISPENLYLFHEGNLYHSYRFMGAHPAKENGEEGVRFTVWAPNARHVGLAGDWNGWDGSKDSLFKIPEIGIWSRFFPGITAGTFYKYHITGPYGETFLKADPYAFHAEVRPATASVVTDLSGYRWNDGAWKRKSKAPYQKPMNIYEMHFGTWRQKEDGSFYKYREMADILIPYLLKMSYTHVEFMPLAEHPYDLSWGYQGTGFFALTSRYGSPHDFMYLVDRLHQSGIGVLLDWVPAHFAKDAHGLRQFDGTPLYEYSDLQKAEKPGWGTLSFDYSKPEVTSFLISNAIFWMEMYHIDGLRVDAVTSMIRLDFEKKENQYSLNEQGGLENLEAISFLQDLNKTVFEYYPNALMMAEESSAWPGVTASVHTGGLGFNYKWNMGWMNDTLSYIKEDFGARPSKHNLLTFPICYAYSENFTLPLSHDEVVHGKKSLLSKMPGSYEQKFAGLRVLLGYLMTQPGKKLLFMGGEFGQFIEWKDQEQLDWLLLDYEAHHKMLAYTAALNRMYAEQKALWEIDHSMEGFQWICAHDESQSVASYMRIGKKPGDTLIVVINFQLQHHERYRIGMPRAGQYEEIFNSDLMEFGGEGRANRDDLKTEKKPWHDQLQSLEIILPPLSMVVLKKKPPRLRKNIKSERLPSVDAGEMSVVDTTESITEQLAAMPTKRSKRGKREE; encoded by the coding sequence ATGACAGGTCAACAGTTTTGGGAAGGAAACATAAGTCCGGAAAATTTGTACTTGTTTCATGAAGGGAACTTGTATCACAGCTACCGGTTCATGGGAGCTCATCCCGCCAAGGAGAACGGTGAGGAAGGAGTGCGTTTCACCGTGTGGGCCCCTAACGCGAGACATGTTGGTCTGGCTGGGGATTGGAACGGTTGGGACGGCTCAAAAGATTCATTATTTAAGATACCCGAAATCGGCATTTGGAGTCGGTTTTTCCCGGGGATAACGGCTGGAACTTTTTACAAATACCACATCACAGGACCTTATGGAGAAACCTTCCTGAAGGCAGATCCGTATGCTTTTCATGCGGAGGTTAGACCGGCAACCGCTTCTGTAGTAACGGATTTGTCTGGCTACCGCTGGAATGATGGTGCTTGGAAACGAAAATCTAAAGCTCCGTATCAGAAACCGATGAACATTTACGAAATGCATTTTGGCACGTGGCGCCAAAAGGAAGACGGCAGCTTTTACAAGTACAGGGAAATGGCGGATATCCTTATTCCATATTTGCTGAAGATGAGTTATACCCATGTGGAATTTATGCCGCTTGCTGAGCATCCTTATGATTTGTCGTGGGGCTATCAAGGGACGGGTTTTTTTGCCTTGACCAGCCGATATGGCTCACCTCATGATTTCATGTATTTAGTGGATCGGCTTCATCAGTCCGGCATCGGCGTTTTGCTCGATTGGGTGCCTGCTCATTTTGCCAAAGATGCGCACGGTCTTAGGCAGTTTGATGGCACACCGCTGTATGAATATAGCGATCTGCAAAAGGCTGAAAAGCCGGGTTGGGGAACACTGTCCTTCGATTATTCCAAACCGGAGGTTACTTCATTCCTGATCTCTAACGCCATCTTTTGGATGGAGATGTATCATATCGACGGATTGCGGGTAGATGCGGTAACGAGCATGATCCGGCTTGATTTTGAAAAAAAAGAAAACCAATACAGCCTTAATGAGCAAGGCGGGCTGGAGAATCTGGAAGCCATATCTTTTCTTCAAGATTTAAACAAAACGGTATTCGAATATTATCCAAACGCTTTGATGATGGCGGAAGAATCAAGTGCATGGCCGGGAGTAACGGCTTCGGTGCACACCGGAGGACTTGGCTTTAACTACAAGTGGAACATGGGCTGGATGAATGACACACTTTCTTACATAAAAGAAGACTTTGGGGCACGTCCTTCAAAACATAATCTATTAACATTCCCGATTTGCTATGCTTATTCCGAAAATTTCACACTTCCTTTATCCCACGATGAAGTCGTGCATGGAAAGAAATCATTACTGAGTAAAATGCCAGGCAGCTATGAGCAAAAATTCGCCGGTTTACGCGTACTACTTGGGTATCTGATGACGCAGCCGGGAAAAAAGCTTCTGTTTATGGGTGGAGAGTTCGGTCAGTTCATCGAATGGAAGGATCAGGAGCAACTGGATTGGCTGTTGTTGGATTATGAAGCTCACCATAAAATGCTTGCATATACAGCAGCCCTAAACCGGATGTATGCCGAACAAAAAGCACTGTGGGAAATCGATCACAGTATGGAAGGCTTTCAGTGGATCTGTGCTCATGATGAGAGCCAGAGCGTAGCATCTTATATGCGTATAGGGAAAAAACCAGGAGACACACTCATCGTAGTTATCAATTTTCAACTCCAGCATCATGAACGATACCGGATTGGAATGCCAAGAGCGGGGCAGTATGAGGAGATCTTTAATTCTGATCTGATGGAATTCGGTGGAGAAGGCAGGGCCAACAGAGATGATTTGAAAACGGAAAAGAAGCCATGGCATGACCAGCTTCAGAGTCTGGAAATCATCTTACCTCCGTTAAGTATGGTTGTCCTAAAAAAGAAACCGCCGCGTTTACGTAAAAATATCAAGTCAGAACGTTTACCATCTGTTGATGCGGGCGAAATGTCAGTTGTTGATACAACAGAAAGCATTACGGAACAACTAGCAGCGATGCCAACGAAAAGAAGTAAAAGGGGGAAGAGAGAAGAATGA
- the glgA gene encoding glycogen synthase GlgA codes for MKLLFAAAECVPFIKTGGLADVIGALPKALQRAGADIRVVLPKYKSIPEDFRKRMEHIGETRVQIGWRQQYCGVERLVEDGVTVYFIDNEYYFGRDGIYGYMDDGERFSFLNRAVLDILPLIDFQPDVIHCHDWHTGMIPLLLEGNYRHEPFYSGIRTVFTIHNLLYQGVFPYDVLVDVLGIHSRYFTSEGVEYYGNVNFLKAGIVYADHVTTVSPTYAREIQTAYYGYGLDGLLASQGDRLSGIVNGIDTKSYNPSSDQHIAVKYRSNLSKKMQNKTELQQELNLPVAPQVPMMAMVTRLVDSKGLDLVIRILDELLYYTDIQFVLLGTGDPSYEHWFREAAIRYPNKMSDQIRFNEPLSRRLYAASDLFLMPSKFEPCGISQLIALRYGSIPIVRETGGLNDTVHSYNEITREGNGFTFANYNAHDMMNTIKRAISFYSQPEHWRQVTKNALSGDYSWQVSAQQYMDIYHKITD; via the coding sequence ATGAAATTGTTATTCGCAGCCGCAGAATGTGTTCCTTTTATCAAAACCGGCGGTTTGGCTGATGTCATCGGCGCGTTGCCCAAAGCACTGCAGCGTGCAGGAGCAGACATTCGGGTGGTGCTGCCGAAGTACAAAAGCATTCCTGAAGACTTCCGTAAACGTATGGAGCATATTGGTGAAACCCGGGTCCAGATCGGCTGGAGACAGCAGTACTGCGGGGTAGAGAGATTAGTTGAAGATGGGGTAACCGTTTATTTTATCGATAATGAGTACTATTTTGGCAGGGATGGAATTTATGGTTATATGGACGATGGGGAACGATTTTCGTTTCTAAATCGAGCTGTATTGGACATATTACCGCTGATTGATTTTCAGCCGGACGTCATTCATTGCCATGATTGGCATACAGGAATGATTCCGCTTCTTCTAGAAGGAAACTATCGCCATGAGCCATTTTACAGCGGGATTCGCACCGTATTTACGATTCATAATCTTTTGTACCAAGGAGTATTTCCTTACGATGTTCTTGTTGACGTACTTGGGATCCACAGCAGGTACTTTACCTCTGAGGGTGTTGAATACTATGGCAATGTAAACTTCCTAAAAGCCGGAATCGTGTACGCTGATCATGTTACAACGGTTAGTCCGACGTACGCCCGGGAAATCCAGACTGCTTATTACGGTTATGGGTTGGATGGCCTTCTGGCATCACAGGGCGATCGTTTAAGCGGAATTGTGAACGGTATTGATACGAAAAGCTACAATCCGTCGAGTGACCAACATATTGCTGTCAAATACCGCAGTAACCTGAGCAAAAAGATGCAAAATAAAACGGAGCTCCAGCAGGAATTGAATTTGCCTGTTGCTCCGCAAGTGCCAATGATGGCGATGGTCACGCGTCTCGTCGACTCTAAAGGATTGGATCTCGTTATACGAATACTGGATGAACTGCTCTATTATACCGATATTCAGTTTGTACTGCTCGGGACAGGAGATCCTTCGTATGAGCATTGGTTCCGTGAAGCCGCCATCCGTTACCCGAATAAGATGTCGGACCAAATCCGGTTTAATGAGCCGCTGTCACGCCGACTGTATGCAGCCAGTGATCTATTCCTGATGCCGTCTAAGTTCGAACCTTGCGGGATTAGTCAATTAATTGCTCTTCGCTACGGCAGCATCCCAATCGTAAGGGAGACGGGGGGGCTGAATGATACGGTTCATTCCTATAACGAGATAACCCGTGAGGGCAACGGCTTTACCTTTGCGAATTATAATGCTCATGACATGATGAACACGATCAAACGCGCCATTTCGTTTTATAGTCAGCCAGAGCATTGGAGACAGGTGACCAAGAACGCGTTGTCCGGTGATTACAGCTGGCAAGTGTCAGCCCAGCAGTATATGGATATCTATCATAAAATTACAGATTAA
- a CDS encoding ABC transporter substrate-binding protein/permease: MRKKITTWMLLCMVVLLSFGSIASAEAEKKTVILGTSADYMPYEFHKTIDGVDTIVGFDIEIAKEIAKDMGAELVIKDASFDALLPELTSGRIDFVISGMNPTEERRKSIDFSIPYYEANQAIIVRKGEESKYNTVESLEGARFGVQKSSIQERIAESIPNSNVVSLDKIPDLLLQLETERVDVVIAEYPIAKANMNEETMVITDAKPTSENDEYAVGVRKGNEELLKSINATLERLIKDDQVQKFVDEAGDLAAGRVSEKEQLNTFEFFWKYRDYYLKGIQYTLLISALGVLFGFLLGLVIALMRMSGNSIFKFIATAYIEIMRGTPMLVQLFLIHYSLPAFDIKFTPIQSGILALSLNSAAYLAEIFRAGIQGVDRGQLEAARSLGMTKKKAMRHIILPQALKGVLPAIGNEFIVIIKESSIVSFIGVMDIMYQAQILRGSTFAALNPLLVAAVIYFIMTFVLSKLLGVLERKLSASDNR; encoded by the coding sequence ATGAGAAAAAAAATAACGACTTGGATGCTTCTCTGCATGGTTGTACTGCTGTCCTTCGGTAGTATTGCCAGTGCGGAAGCAGAGAAGAAGACGGTTATCCTCGGTACTAGCGCCGATTATATGCCGTATGAATTCCATAAAACGATTGATGGTGTGGACACCATCGTCGGATTCGATATTGAGATTGCAAAAGAGATCGCCAAGGATATGGGCGCTGAGCTTGTAATCAAGGATGCTTCTTTTGATGCATTGCTGCCTGAGTTGACGAGCGGACGGATTGATTTTGTTATCTCGGGTATGAATCCGACAGAAGAACGCAGAAAGAGCATTGATTTCTCCATCCCGTATTATGAAGCAAATCAGGCTATTATCGTTCGCAAGGGTGAAGAATCCAAGTATAACACAGTTGAAAGTTTGGAAGGTGCACGTTTTGGTGTTCAGAAATCGTCCATTCAGGAGCGGATTGCTGAGAGTATTCCGAATTCGAACGTAGTTTCATTAGATAAAATACCGGATCTGCTGCTTCAGTTGGAAACGGAACGGGTCGATGTGGTCATTGCCGAATACCCAATCGCCAAAGCTAACATGAACGAAGAGACGATGGTTATTACGGATGCCAAGCCGACAAGCGAGAATGATGAATATGCTGTTGGTGTCAGAAAGGGTAATGAGGAGCTTCTAAAGAGCATTAATGCCACATTGGAGCGTCTTATAAAGGACGACCAAGTTCAAAAATTCGTCGATGAAGCAGGCGATCTTGCGGCTGGACGGGTAAGTGAAAAAGAACAGCTTAACACGTTCGAATTTTTCTGGAAATATCGTGACTACTACTTAAAAGGTATACAATATACATTGCTCATTTCGGCACTGGGCGTTTTATTCGGTTTTTTACTAGGCTTGGTCATCGCATTGATGCGGATGTCAGGAAATTCCATATTTAAATTTATCGCAACTGCCTATATTGAGATTATGCGGGGCACACCGATGCTTGTGCAATTGTTCCTAATTCATTACAGTTTGCCAGCATTTGATATTAAATTTACACCGATACAATCCGGTATTTTGGCTCTTTCTCTGAATAGCGCTGCTTACCTGGCTGAAATTTTCCGTGCAGGGATTCAAGGGGTTGATCGAGGCCAGTTGGAAGCGGCACGTTCACTCGGTATGACTAAAAAGAAAGCAATGCGCCACATCATTTTGCCACAAGCTTTAAAAGGAGTACTACCTGCGATTGGTAATGAATTTATCGTTATTATTAAGGAATCGTCCATCGTTTCGTTTATCGGAGTAATGGACATTATGTACCAGGCGCAAATTTTGCGCGGCAGCACATTCGCAGCGCTGAATCCATTGCTCGTTGCTGCAGTGATTTACTTTATTATGACATTCGTTCTTTCGAAGCTTCTGGGTGTCTTGGAAAGGAAGTTGAGCGCTAGTGATAACCGTTAA
- a CDS encoding sensor histidine kinase — MIKKGIRRQIVLHYFLVVFMALLLVEIIFLVAIRTYYYDSVYSHIATHIDVADDYYQKYRLNDDDTAQLTEIMSYFELTGTELQLLTPSGQVLISSNNFDTDMTIKTSDVTQALAGDTSRWVGKQQGTGQMIMAVSRALQNSGENQFVLRYSTSLDKINDKLLNLTLVAILIGAAVLATVLAFSIGLANSIVKPLNNIRAVSAQMAKGRFDVRIKGNYKYEIGELGSTLNYMAQEIVRSNQVKDDFISSISHELRTPLTSIKGWSETLISGGYDPDETKIGMQIITKETDRLIGLVEEILDFSKLQHNEMKMVMGIVSLRELLQEIMLNLWAKAEKKGVQIKLESEEKPMIYGDANRLKQVFLNLVDNAIKFSHENGTILLSIDMEDKFVTVTVRDYGIGISEEHIQRVKDRFFQVNHVNGGTGLGLAITQQLVELHHGTIDLESELEKGTTVKVKLPLPEGKIPMAGGFSDGEEEPKELPQDHSDIK, encoded by the coding sequence ATGATCAAAAAGGGTATCCGGCGACAGATCGTATTACACTACTTTCTTGTTGTGTTTATGGCGCTGCTGCTGGTAGAGATTATTTTTTTAGTGGCAATACGAACATACTATTACGATAGTGTTTACAGTCATATAGCAACACATATCGACGTTGCTGATGATTATTATCAGAAATACCGTCTAAACGATGATGATACGGCACAACTTACGGAGATCATGTCCTATTTCGAGTTGACGGGTACGGAGCTTCAACTGTTAACCCCTTCTGGTCAAGTATTGATCAGTTCCAACAATTTCGATACAGATATGACGATCAAAACGAGTGATGTTACCCAGGCATTGGCGGGGGATACGAGTCGTTGGGTTGGCAAGCAGCAGGGGACAGGTCAAATGATAATGGCTGTGTCCCGCGCATTACAAAATAGCGGAGAGAATCAGTTTGTGCTCCGCTACAGTACATCACTCGACAAGATTAATGACAAGCTTCTCAATTTGACACTTGTCGCGATTTTAATTGGAGCTGCGGTTCTTGCCACAGTGCTTGCTTTTAGTATCGGTCTAGCTAACTCGATCGTGAAGCCACTGAATAACATTCGCGCGGTATCGGCCCAAATGGCAAAAGGCCGGTTCGACGTCCGGATCAAAGGGAACTACAAATACGAGATTGGTGAACTGGGTTCCACGCTTAATTATATGGCCCAGGAGATTGTCCGTAGTAACCAGGTTAAGGATGATTTTATTTCCTCCATTTCTCATGAGCTTCGAACGCCGTTAACCAGCATCAAAGGCTGGAGTGAGACGTTAATCTCAGGAGGATATGACCCGGATGAGACGAAAATCGGGATGCAGATTATTACAAAAGAGACCGATCGGCTTATTGGTCTGGTTGAGGAAATCCTTGACTTTTCCAAGCTGCAACATAACGAGATGAAGATGGTAATGGGTATTGTCAGCCTACGGGAGCTGCTTCAAGAAATTATGCTTAACTTGTGGGCCAAAGCGGAGAAAAAGGGAGTACAAATCAAGCTGGAATCGGAAGAAAAACCTATGATATATGGGGATGCCAACCGGTTGAAGCAGGTTTTCCTGAACTTGGTGGACAATGCAATCAAGTTTTCGCATGAGAATGGCACAATTCTTCTCTCGATCGATATGGAAGACAAGTTCGTAACTGTAACTGTTCGAGACTACGGCATCGGAATCAGCGAGGAGCATATCCAGCGCGTAAAAGACCGATTCTTTCAAGTTAATCATGTGAATGGAGGCACTGGACTTGGCCTTGCCATCACACAGCAGCTCGTTGAGCTTCATCATGGGACGATAGACTTGGAAAGTGAGCTGGAGAAGGGAACAACCGTGAAGGTGAAATTGCCACTCCCTGAAGGGAAAATTCCGATGGCAGGTGGTTTTTCTGACGGGGAAGAAGAGCCCAAGGAATTACCGCAGGATCATTCAGATATCAAGTAA
- a CDS encoding response regulator transcription factor — MSKVLILEDEESIRSFIVINLKRNGFDVLEAGDGHEALHLLQTVPDIDIALLDVMVPGIDGFEVCRRIRETNERIGIIFLTAKVQEQDKVYALSVGADDHVSKPFSPTELIARLQSLLRRVNVQRAGAAKVSFQSGPFTLDLISKLFKKNGKAVELTPTEFSLVQFFLEKENTPLSRDVLLDHVWGKEYMGDPKIVDVNIRRLRQKIENNPSEPEFLQTVWGHGYKWKGQGQ; from the coding sequence TTGAGTAAAGTACTCATATTAGAAGATGAAGAATCTATCCGCAGTTTTATCGTAATTAACTTGAAACGTAATGGTTTTGACGTACTGGAAGCCGGCGACGGACATGAAGCACTGCATCTACTGCAGACCGTTCCTGACATCGACATTGCGCTGCTTGATGTCATGGTTCCTGGAATAGACGGTTTTGAGGTTTGTCGTCGGATTCGGGAGACGAACGAACGCATCGGTATTATTTTTCTCACGGCAAAGGTTCAGGAGCAGGATAAGGTATATGCGCTATCTGTCGGGGCTGATGATCACGTCAGCAAACCATTCAGTCCAACCGAACTAATCGCACGGCTGCAATCGTTGCTGCGGCGTGTGAATGTGCAGCGTGCAGGCGCGGCGAAGGTTTCGTTTCAGTCGGGGCCTTTTACGTTGGATTTAATTTCGAAGCTATTCAAGAAGAATGGCAAGGCTGTTGAATTGACACCAACAGAGTTCTCTCTGGTCCAATTCTTCCTGGAAAAAGAAAACACGCCGCTCAGCCGCGATGTTCTGTTGGACCACGTGTGGGGCAAGGAATATATGGGCGATCCCAAAATCGTCGATGTAAACATCCGCCGTCTTCGTCAAAAAATTGAAAATAATCCTTCCGAGCCTGAATTCCTGCAAACGGTATGGGGTCACGGCTATAAATGGAAGGGTCAGGGCCAATGA
- a CDS encoding glucose-1-phosphate adenylyltransferase, whose translation MKRKECIAMLLAGGEGKRLAPLTSKLAKPAVPFGGHYRIIDFPLSNCANSGIDTVGVLTQYEAESLHEHIGEGDPWGLTHSDDNGIALLPSYNTSQSEYLGTADAIFKNMEYIDRQNPEHVLVLSGDHIYHMNYREMLNAHIHQGAAATISVMEVPWEEASRFGVMNVDDNLKITEFAEKPEHPKSNLASMGIYLFRWNYLKQHLMEDADDPNSSHDFGKDVIPKMLSGNDFLHAFRFQGYWRDVGTVESLWEAHMDVLNQTDLILEQQDWPMYTRSWRTKLAARRMRSIENSDSLIHDTCTFEGRAKRSVIFCGAEIGKLSSVKDSVVMPNVKIGKGAHVEHAIIGEGAIIKDGAIVKGAPGKVEVVGPYETVMPKPTVRTQPSRLLQDVYEKGRLRANVSSS comes from the coding sequence ATGAAGAGAAAAGAATGTATCGCTATGCTGCTGGCGGGAGGAGAAGGTAAAAGATTGGCTCCTTTAACGTCTAAGCTGGCTAAACCCGCCGTTCCATTTGGCGGTCATTACCGTATTATCGATTTTCCTCTCAGCAATTGTGCTAATTCGGGAATCGATACTGTAGGTGTACTTACACAGTATGAAGCAGAATCACTTCATGAGCACATTGGTGAAGGAGATCCTTGGGGACTTACCCATTCCGATGACAACGGCATTGCCCTACTTCCTTCATACAATACCAGTCAAAGCGAATATCTGGGTACGGCAGATGCCATTTTCAAAAACATGGAGTACATTGATCGCCAAAATCCGGAGCATGTGCTCGTTTTATCTGGTGACCATATATATCATATGAATTATAGGGAAATGTTGAATGCTCACATCCATCAAGGTGCAGCGGCTACGATTTCCGTAATGGAAGTTCCTTGGGAGGAAGCAAGCCGCTTCGGTGTAATGAATGTGGATGATAACCTAAAAATTACCGAGTTTGCGGAGAAGCCTGAACATCCTAAAAGCAATCTGGCATCAATGGGAATATACTTATTCCGCTGGAATTATCTGAAGCAGCACCTGATGGAGGATGCCGATGACCCGAACTCGAGTCATGACTTCGGGAAAGACGTCATCCCTAAAATGCTGTCAGGCAACGACTTCCTGCATGCCTTCCGTTTTCAGGGATACTGGCGTGATGTAGGTACGGTGGAAAGCCTTTGGGAAGCACATATGGATGTATTGAATCAAACAGACCTGATACTGGAACAACAGGATTGGCCGATGTACACCCGTTCTTGGCGTACAAAGCTGGCCGCACGTCGCATGCGTTCCATTGAAAACAGTGACAGCCTCATCCATGATACTTGTACTTTCGAAGGTAGAGCAAAACGTTCTGTTATATTCTGTGGAGCAGAAATCGGCAAGCTTTCTTCAGTCAAAGACAGTGTAGTGATGCCGAATGTCAAAATCGGCAAGGGTGCACATGTTGAGCATGCCATTATAGGCGAAGGGGCGATCATCAAGGACGGAGCCATTGTTAAAGGGGCTCCAGGCAAGGTGGAAGTGGTTGGCCCTTACGAAACTGTTATGCCAAAGCCTACAGTACGTACACAACCATCTCGCTTACTGCAGGATGTTTATGAAAAAGGGCGACTGCGTGCTAATGTTTCCTCATCTTGA
- a CDS encoding 3D domain-containing protein: MIQNMKWWHKKNDRNETGTKGKTVKLLTAAVLALGLTFGATTVPAEAATTHVAKQGDTYYFLAKRYGVNLNKLMQANPNIKAKNIYPGLKIKIPAAPTMKAASVPAASVMVPNLNVNASSKVVEAWGKTFNYSKTASMKATAYSSAASENGKWGAVDYFGNPLKLGTIAVDPKVIPLGTKVLVTGHSHSGLPNKAFVAVARDIGGAIKGNRVDIFIPGSQKSVSQFGIQNVKLYFIK; this comes from the coding sequence ATGATACAGAATATGAAATGGTGGCATAAGAAAAACGACCGGAATGAAACCGGAACGAAAGGAAAGACGGTAAAGCTGCTAACTGCCGCGGTATTGGCATTGGGATTAACGTTCGGGGCAACAACGGTTCCTGCAGAAGCAGCAACGACTCATGTTGCAAAGCAGGGGGATACATATTATTTTCTTGCCAAAAGGTATGGTGTGAATTTAAACAAGCTTATGCAAGCAAATCCAAATATAAAGGCTAAAAACATTTATCCGGGACTCAAGATTAAAATCCCGGCAGCACCGACTATGAAAGCAGCAAGTGTTCCAGCAGCAAGCGTTATGGTTCCAAATTTGAATGTGAATGCTAGCAGCAAAGTGGTAGAAGCTTGGGGCAAAACGTTTAACTACAGCAAAACGGCATCAATGAAAGCAACGGCCTATTCATCTGCTGCGAGCGAGAATGGAAAATGGGGAGCTGTGGACTATTTCGGAAATCCTTTGAAACTGGGCACGATTGCTGTGGATCCGAAAGTCATCCCGCTTGGTACGAAGGTGCTTGTCACCGGACATTCTCATTCAGGACTGCCAAATAAGGCGTTTGTGGCAGTGGCCAGAGATATTGGCGGAGCAATCAAAGGGAATCGAGTAGATATTTTTATTCCAGGTTCTCAAAA